Proteins encoded by one window of Scatophagus argus isolate fScaArg1 chromosome 8, fScaArg1.pri, whole genome shotgun sequence:
- the fam3a gene encoding protein FAM3A, protein MRLTGPVRAVAVLLLVGLTWLLANTLFGGETGSSVRHFFSGTSEDPTPAEPRPRRYKCGLSAPCPPKHLAFRLVSGAANVIGPKICLEDKMLLSSVKNNVGRGLNIALVNGVTGELLDTKTFDMWAGDVSNLLKFLRPLHEGTLVFVASFDDPATKLNDESRRLFEELGSTAVKELGFRDSWVFVGAKGIENKSPFEQRMKNSKSNNKYEGWPESLEMDGCIPLRAPLEG, encoded by the exons ATGAGATTAACAG GCCCCGTGAGAgctgtggctgtgctgctgctggtggggcTCACATGGCTGCTGGCAAACACCTTATTTGGCGGGGAGACTGGTTCATCTGTGCGACATTTCTTCAGCG gtACAAGTGAGGACCCAACACCTG cTGAACCCCGTCCCCGAAGGTATAAATGTGGACTTTCAGCTCCCTGTCCCCCAAAACATTTGGCTTTCCGCTTGGTATCTGGTGCTGCCAATGTCATTGGACCCAAAATCTGCCTTGAGGACAAGAT gtTATTAAGCAGTGTGAAGAACAACGTTGGCCGAGGGCTAAACATAGCTTTGGTCAATG GAGTGACAGGAGAGCTCTTGGACACAAAGACCTTTGATATGTGGGCAGGAG ATGTTTCCAACCTGTTGAAGTTTCTCCGGCCGCTCCATGAAGGAACGCTCGTGTTCGTGGCTTCCTTTGATGATCCAGCTACAAA ATTGAATGACGAGTCTCGACGACTGTTTGAGGAGCTTGGCAGCACAGCAGTGAAGGAGCTGGGCTTTAGAGACAGCTGGGTGTTTGTTGGAGCCAAAGGCATCGAGAACAAAAGTCCATTTGAGCAG CGTATGAAGAACAGTAAAAGCAACAATAAGTATGAGGGTTGGCCTGAGTCTCTGGAGATGGATGGCTGTATTCCTCTGCGGGCACCGCTGGAAGGATAA
- the LOC124063332 gene encoding isocitrate dehydrogenase [NAD] subunit gamma, mitochondrial-like, which yields MKSHYFSKSREHNTFSSQRDHGFKIKMAAHSAVLSMSKIINPFWGGRIGHTVKVFGTTLTSHRNKTLLAGENIPPPAKYGGKHTVTLIPGDGIGPELLNHVREVFRFSCVPVDFEVVHVNSALETEDDISNAITAIRRNGVALKGNIETKHTMPPSVKSRNNLLRTSLDLYANVMHCQSLPGVQTRHKNIDIMIIRENTEGEYSSLEHESVSGVVESLKIITRNNSLRIADYAFQLAREKGRRRVTAVHKANIMKLGDGLFLQCCREVASGYPDITFDSMIVDNTTMQLVSKPQQFDVMVMPNLYGNVVSNVCAGLVGGPGLVPGANYGRDYAVFETATRNTGKSIADKNIANPTAMLLASCMMLDHLKLYEYASLIRSAILTTMNETRLHTADIGGQGTTLEVVQSIMRIIQSKGQLTAEL from the exons ATGAAAAG tcattatttttcaaaatccCGCGAGCACAACACATTCTCCTCGCAGCGAGACCACGGCTTCAAAATCAAGATGGCTGCTCACAGTGCTGTGCTCTCGATGTCCAAAATCATTAATCCCTTCTGGGGTGGACGAATTGGACATACGGTTAAA GTATTTGGAACAACTCTGACAAGTCACAGGAATAAGACTTTGCTTGCC GGAGAAAACATA CCGCCTCCTGCAAAATATGGAGGCAAACACACTGTGACCCTCATACCTGGAGATGGAATCGGTCCAGAGCTGCTCAATCATGTCAGAGAGGTTTTCAG GTTCAGCTGTGTTCCAGTGGACTTTGAAGTGGTGCACGTCAACTCTGCCTTGGAGACCGAGGATGATATCAGCAATGCCATCACTGCCATCCGCCGTAATGGAGTTGCCCTCAAAG GTAACATAGAAACCAAACACACCATGCCACCATCTGTCAAATCCAGAAATAATCTCCTTCG CACAAGTTTAGACCTGTATGCCAATGTGATGCACTGCCAGTCCCTCCCTGGAGTCCAGACTCGCCACAAGAACATTGACATCATGATCATCAGGGAGAACACAGAGGGAGAGTACAGCAGTCTGGAGCATGAG AGTGTATCAGGGGTAGTGGAGAGTCTCAAGATCATCACCAGGAACAATTCCCTCAGGATCGCTGACTATGCCTTCCAACTGGCCAGGGAGAAAGGTCGTCGTAGGGTCACGGCCGTGCACAAGGCCAACATCAT GAAGCTTGGTGATGGCTTGTTCCTGCAGTGCTGTAGAGAAGTGGCCTCTGGTTACCCAGACATCACATTTGACAGCATGATTGTGGACAACACCACCATGCAG CTGGTGTCCAAGCCCCAGCAGTTTGACGTGATGGTGATGCCCAATCTGTATGGGAACGTGGTGAGCAACGTGTGTGCAGGCCTGGTGGGAGGGCCGGGCCTGGTTCCCGGGGCTAATTATGGCCGCGACTATGCTGTCTTTGAAACG GCCACAAGGAACACAGGGAAAAGTAttgcagacaaaaacattgcCAACCCCACTGCCATGCTGCTAGCCAGCTGCATGATGCTGGACCACCTTAA GCTTTATGAATACGCAAGTTTGATCCGCAGTGCAATCCTCACCACCATGAATGAAACCAGG TTGCACACAGCTGATATCGGCGGTCAGGGCACCACATTAGAGGTGGTCCAGTCCATCATGCGGATCATCCAGAGTAAAGGGCAGCTCACAGCTGAACTCta